The Rhizobium sp. CCGE531 genomic sequence GCCGTACCGTCGGCGCAGGCATCGTTGCCTCCATCGTCGAGTAATCTTCGGATTATTCCTTTATAAGAGGCCCCGCTGGAAACAGCGGGGCCTTTTCGCATTGGGAGGTATGCATGAGCCTGATCATTCTGACCGGCGCTTCGGGATCGGGAAAGACCGCGATCGCGCAGGCGATCGCCAGGGACCATGCGTCTATGTTAGCCGTCTATCATTTCGACAGTATCGGCGTGCCGTCGCTTGACGCCATGATCCAGGACCATGGTTCGCCCGAGGGCTGGCAGCGGGACAAGACCGTGGAATGGCTAGCGCGGCTTGCGCCACAGATGCGGAAGGGCAGGGCCATTCTTCTCGAAGGGCAGATGCGGCCATCCTTCATCAAGGAGGCAGCGGCGGCGGCCGATATCGGTGACTATCGCCTGTTGCTGATCGATTGCGACGACGCAGCGCGGATTCATCGCTTGGCGGTTGAGCGAGGCCAGCCGGAGCTTGCCGATGCGAACATGATGAACTGGGCGGCCTATCTGCGTCAGGAAGCCCGGAAAAATAGCTGCGAGATCCTCGACACGAGCGATCTTTCGATCGAACAGAGCGTGGATACGGTGCTGAAATATCTGTTCCGGTAGCTCCAATGATATCGTCACCGGACGGTGATATGGCTCTGCGTGAGTTCCGCTTTCGCACGACGCACGGCATCCGCAACGAAATCATTCTTCCCGCCGGTATAATGATCCCAGTCGCCATTTGCCTGTTCGGCGAGCCGGCGTATCTATCCGATTATTTTGCCGGAAGAACCTCCGGTCACCAAGGCTTGTCTTGCGAAATGGGCGCAGGGGCCTATTTATCGCTCGATTTTCCAAGGAGGAGATTTTCATGAAGAAACGTATTTTGTTCACGGGCGGCAGCGGCAAGGCGGGGCGTCACGCGGTTCCATGGCTGGTGAATGCCGGCTATGAGGTTCACAATATCGACCTCGTGCCGCTGAACAGCCCCGGCGTCACCAACCTGCAGGTCGATATCACCGATGCGGGACAAGTATATGATGTCCTGACCATGCATCGCGATTTTCCCGATCTCGACCACGGCAAAGGCGTGCAGCCTTTCGACGCAGTCGTGCATTTCGCCGCCATACCGCGCATCCTGATCAAGCCCGACAATGAGACGTTCCGCATCAACACGATGAGCACCTACAATGTCATCGAGGCGGCCGCGAAGCTCGGCGTGAAGAAGATCATCATTGCCTCCAGCGAGACAACCTATGGCATCTGCTTTGCCGAAGGCCATCGCGACTTCCATCAATTCCCGCTGGAGGAAGATTACGACGTCAACCCGATGGATTCCTACGGCTTGTCCAAGGTCGTGAACGAGAAGACGGCTCGGGCTTTCGCCGAGCGTTTCGGTATCGACATCTACGCGCTGCGCATCGGCAATGTCATCGAGCCGCATGAATATGAGCGCTTTCCGGAATTTTTCGCCAACAGCGAAATCCGCAAGCGCATCGCCTGGAGTTATATCGACGCCCGCGACCTCGGCCAGATCGTCCATCTCTGTATCGGCAAAGATGGTCTCGGTTTCCAGGTGTTCAATGCCGCCAATGATACGGTCTCGGCCAACACGCCGTCGCGCGAGCTTGCCGCGAAGCATTTTCCGAACGTGCTTTTCAACCGCGAGATCGGCGAGTATGAGGGCCTTTTGTCCAACCGCAAGATCCGCGAAGTACTGGGCTTCAAGGAAGAGCATAATTGGCGGAAATATGTGAACGTCTAGGGCTTTGCCTTTGAAACGATCCTCGGCGCTCTCTCGCGGCGCCGGGCGGGGAGAGGGGCAGCTGCGCTGCCTCTCCATTTGTTACGCAGCAAAACCAAAAATGCTTCCCCAAACACTCGACAAATATCGCCGTTTATTTAAGTAGGGTTGCGTTCGCGCAGCATCTCCTAGAGATTGCAGCGCATGGTCCGGTATATCCGCGCCCTTGTTTCGAACCAGCACCCTCCGGCCGACGTGCTTCAAGGGTGAGCAGAGCGCGATTTGCGTCGCGGCGAAAAGATAGTTGCCGGCTGACCTGCATGCGCTCAGCCGTTTCGGAGGTATCATGAAGGATAATGTCGCACGTATTTTTGTCGGTTTCGATTCCAAGGAAGTCGTGGCCTATCACGTCCTGACCCAGAGCATCATCGAGCGCTCGTCGATCCCGGTGGTCTTCTCGCCGATCGTGCTCAACAACCTCGACGGCATCTTCACGCGCGAGCGCAATCCGCTGCAGTCGACCGAGTTTTCCTTCTCGCGCTTCCTCGTGCCCTACCTCAGCGACTATCAGGGCTGGAGCATCTTCATGGATTGCGACATGCTCGCCCGCGCCGATATCGCCGAACTCTGGGCATTGCGTGACGATCGCTACGCGGCCATGTGCGTCAAGCATGATTACCAGCCGAAGATCGAAACCAAGTTCCTCGGCCAGACGCAGACCAAATATGAGAAGAAGAACTGGTCGAGCATGATCCTGTTCAACAATGCCAAGTGCACGGCATTGACGAAGGATTTCGTCAACACGGCAACCGGCCTTCAGCTTCATCAGTTCAAGTGGCTGGAGAATGACGACCAGATCGGTGAAGTTCCGGTCGTCTGGAACTATCTCGTCAACGAATATGACCACCGCGAAGATGCCAAACTCGTGCATTTCACCGACGGTGGCCCGTATTTCGACGAATATCGTAATGACGATTACGCCGAAGAGTGGTTCGCCATGCGAGACCGTATGCTGCACGTCCAGCAGAAGTGAGCGATTTGGATCGAAAGACGACAGGAAACATCGATCTCGGCATACCGGCCGCGGGTTCCGCCGCCGGCCTGAACAGCGCCGACGAGTGGCGGGCCATACTGGCGGGGTTTTCCCATATCGTTCTGGTCGCCAATAGCGACGTCGTCGATATCGCCAACCTGCAGGCGCAGTTTCCGGAGACTGCGCTCTTTGTCTTCTTCAACAAGGTCTACAAGGTCCTCGACCGCCCATTCCATGGACATTCGCTGCTGATCTCGCGCGGCCAGCCGCGCGGGGCCAACATCGTCTATCGCGGCGAGGTGGGCGAGGTCGTGAAATTCTTTCCGAAGGAATATTTCCTCGGCATCATGAATATCCGGCTTGGTCCGGAAGAGAAGCTTAATCCGGCAGCGGATTTCCAGGGTGCGCCGACCGGTCATCTCGATCTGGTCGGCTTCTGCTCCGATTTCTACACGGAAGACAAGACGCCGACGAGCGGCTTTGCCCTGGCGCTCTGGCTCAGCGACCTGAAGCTGCCCGGCGCGATCGTGCTTGCCGGTTTCTCGGCCAGGCGCAGTCAGAAGTGGAGGGTGGTCTCCGCCCATGATTGGAACTTCGAGCAGACGTTTTTGCGCCTGTTTGCCCGGCTCGGAAAAATTACCATCCATGGCGGGGTTGCGCTGAACCCCTATATCAGGCTTGCCCAGCGCTTTACCGAGCTGCCGCAGGCCGAAATTTCGCTGGCTGCGGCGGAAGTGCTGTCGGAACGGCTCGGCAATACGGATGCCGAAGTGGACAAGCTGATCTCACTGACGAATGTGATTCGCTCCACCGATAATTTCCTGCGCCGGCTCAGGCCGAAGTTTCTCAAGCGCAAGCCGAAAGGCTCTTCCGGAGAATAGCGAAGCCGTAGGCGCAGTTTCAGCGGCTTCCCCTCGCAAGTGCGTCCGGCAGCGCAAACATGGCCTGCGCGAAGTTGCGGGTGTGATTGGGAAAAACAAAAAACGCTCTTGCCAATCGTTTCGTCCCGCCGTAAAGGGAGCGCCATGTCTTCGAACTGCTTGGGCG encodes the following:
- a CDS encoding NAD(P)-dependent oxidoreductase → MKKRILFTGGSGKAGRHAVPWLVNAGYEVHNIDLVPLNSPGVTNLQVDITDAGQVYDVLTMHRDFPDLDHGKGVQPFDAVVHFAAIPRILIKPDNETFRINTMSTYNVIEAAAKLGVKKIIIASSETTYGICFAEGHRDFHQFPLEEDYDVNPMDSYGLSKVVNEKTARAFAERFGIDIYALRIGNVIEPHEYERFPEFFANSEIRKRIAWSYIDARDLGQIVHLCIGKDGLGFQVFNAANDTVSANTPSRELAAKHFPNVLFNREIGEYEGLLSNRKIREVLGFKEEHNWRKYVNV
- a CDS encoding AAA family ATPase, whose amino-acid sequence is MSLIILTGASGSGKTAIAQAIARDHASMLAVYHFDSIGVPSLDAMIQDHGSPEGWQRDKTVEWLARLAPQMRKGRAILLEGQMRPSFIKEAAAAADIGDYRLLLIDCDDAARIHRLAVERGQPELADANMMNWAAYLRQEARKNSCEILDTSDLSIEQSVDTVLKYLFR
- a CDS encoding glycosyltransferase — encoded protein: MKDNVARIFVGFDSKEVVAYHVLTQSIIERSSIPVVFSPIVLNNLDGIFTRERNPLQSTEFSFSRFLVPYLSDYQGWSIFMDCDMLARADIAELWALRDDRYAAMCVKHDYQPKIETKFLGQTQTKYEKKNWSSMILFNNAKCTALTKDFVNTATGLQLHQFKWLENDDQIGEVPVVWNYLVNEYDHREDAKLVHFTDGGPYFDEYRNDDYAEEWFAMRDRMLHVQQK
- a CDS encoding 3-deoxy-manno-octulosonate cytidylyltransferase; translated protein: MDRKTTGNIDLGIPAAGSAAGLNSADEWRAILAGFSHIVLVANSDVVDIANLQAQFPETALFVFFNKVYKVLDRPFHGHSLLISRGQPRGANIVYRGEVGEVVKFFPKEYFLGIMNIRLGPEEKLNPAADFQGAPTGHLDLVGFCSDFYTEDKTPTSGFALALWLSDLKLPGAIVLAGFSARRSQKWRVVSAHDWNFEQTFLRLFARLGKITIHGGVALNPYIRLAQRFTELPQAEISLAAAEVLSERLGNTDAEVDKLISLTNVIRSTDNFLRRLRPKFLKRKPKGSSGE